Proteins encoded together in one Coffea arabica cultivar ET-39 chromosome 2c, Coffea Arabica ET-39 HiFi, whole genome shotgun sequence window:
- the LOC113725938 gene encoding endonuclease 4 has protein sequence MISLKSWWIGSVLSLLLLSLLVPGTFGWGKDGHHVICEIAQGYLSEDALVGVKQLLPDYAEGELSAICFWADEIRWHYHWSRPLHYVDTPDFRCNYQYCRDCHDSAGHKDMCVTGAIYNYTNQLTSSLDVPDSEIKYNLTEALMFLSHFIGDVHQPLHVGFIGDEGGNTITVRWYRRKTNLHHVWDTMIIESALKTYYNSDLTTMIQAIQQNITNEDISSWENCNGTVCPDPYASESVNLACKFAYRNATPGSTLGDDYFISRLPVVEKRLAQSGIRLAAVLNRIFSSNLPIAKE, from the exons ATGATCAGTCTGAAGTCATGGTGGATTGGAAGCGTATTATCCCTTCTTCTTTTATCATTATTAGTTCCAGGAACTTTTGGTTGGGGAAAAGACGGCCATCATGTTATCTGTGAAATTGCCCAG GGATATCTTTCAGAAGATGCTCTGGTAGGGGTGAAACAATTGCTTCCAGATTATGCAGAAGGAGAACTTTCCGCTATTTGCTTCTGGGCGGATGAGATTAGGTGGCATTATCACTGGAGCAGGCCTTTGCATTACGTTGACACGCCTGACTTTAGGTGTAACTACCAGTACTGCA GAGACTGCCATGATTCTGCTGGTCATAAAGACATGTGTGTCACTGGTGCAATATACAACTACACTAATCAACTAACATCCAGTTTAGATGTTCCAGATTCTGAAATTAAAT ACAACTTGACAGAGGCGCTCATGTTTTTGTCACATTTCATTGGTGATGTCCACCAG CCTCTCCATGTGGGATTTATTGGAGATGAAGGTGGAAACACAATAACTGTTCGCTGGTACCGGAGAAAGACAAATTTGCACCAT GTATGGGATACTATGATCATTGAATCTGCTTTAAAGACCTATTATAACTCCGATCTTACGACTATGATACAAGCAATTCAACAAAATATCACA AATGAGGATATCTCATCGTGGGAGAATTGCAATGGCACAGTTTGTCCAGATCC GTATGCTTCTGAAAGTGTAAATCTCGCATGCAAGTTTGCCTACAGAAATGCTACACCAGGAAGCACTCTAGGAG ATGATTACTTTATTTCTCGGTTGCCTGTTGTGGAGAAGAGACTGGCTCAGAGTGGCATCCGCTTGGCTGCTGTTCTCAATCGTATCTTCTCTTCAAATCTACCAATTGCGAAAGAGTGA